From a region of the Leptospira venezuelensis genome:
- the xerD gene encoding site-specific tyrosine recombinase XerD: MTSSHKNLLQNFQEYLSVEKGLSDNSIYSYGYDLNKFKNFLEKEHLDFLEVQANDIVRFLNEERNRKISAKTIAREVVAIRQFYKFLKDEKKLDSNPTEKIETPEVMRSIPDYLTQEEIDELFVVIKEDNLYELRDKCIFELLYSSGLRISEACNLRLTDMDMSGMTLTVEGKGGRQRLVPFGEKSLDILNRYLKQSRPYILKNRNCDYLFVSKKGSFINRKSVWRLLNHYIKRTSIKKKVTPHTLRHSFATHLLENHADLKSVQELLGHIDISTTQIYTHMANKTLKEVHKKFHPRG, from the coding sequence GTGACATCTTCTCATAAGAATCTACTACAAAATTTCCAAGAATACCTCTCGGTTGAGAAGGGTCTGAGCGACAATTCCATTTACTCGTACGGATACGATCTGAACAAGTTTAAGAACTTCCTCGAAAAAGAACATCTCGACTTCTTAGAAGTCCAGGCGAACGACATAGTTCGTTTCTTGAACGAAGAGAGGAATCGTAAAATTTCTGCAAAGACGATCGCTCGCGAAGTAGTTGCCATCCGCCAATTTTATAAATTTTTAAAAGACGAAAAGAAGCTGGATTCAAATCCAACGGAAAAGATCGAAACTCCGGAAGTGATGAGATCCATCCCGGATTATCTGACACAAGAAGAGATCGATGAATTATTCGTTGTGATCAAAGAGGATAATCTCTACGAACTCAGAGACAAATGTATTTTCGAACTTCTGTATTCTTCCGGACTTAGAATTTCGGAAGCATGTAACCTGAGATTGACTGATATGGATATGTCCGGAATGACCCTAACTGTAGAAGGTAAGGGCGGACGACAAAGACTAGTTCCATTTGGTGAGAAATCTTTGGACATTCTGAATCGTTACTTAAAACAAAGCAGACCTTATATTCTGAAAAACAGAAATTGTGATTACCTTTTCGTTTCCAAAAAAGGATCTTTTATTAATAGAAAATCCGTTTGGAGACTTCTGAACCATTATATCAAACGAACAAGCATCAAGAAAAAAGTGACTCCTCACACTCTGAGACACTCTTTCGCAACCCACTTGTTGGAAAACCACGCGGATCTAAAATCGGTTCAGGAACTTTTGGGGCATATCGACATTTCGACTACCCAAATCTATACTCATATGGCGAATAAAACTCTGAAGGAAGTTCATAAGAAATTCCATCCGAGAGGATAA
- a CDS encoding tetratricopeptide repeat protein: MEMRQKFRYAIILLMSQFALNCDSSGELASKAREKEAQGNTAEALYYYDLALRENPENFTANKNLGILLAESGEAPGSASLYLEKALKKDPKNPEILLYLLEIYILAGSKDETESVLRGFSESWDKDRESLAKFLSSCILDSKKNISERKRFQENRIPESNPASKRLFELCGKKLYEETSGK; the protein is encoded by the coding sequence ATGGAAATGAGACAGAAGTTCCGATACGCCATAATTTTGCTTATGTCCCAATTTGCTTTGAATTGCGATTCCTCAGGGGAACTAGCAAGTAAGGCGAGAGAAAAAGAAGCGCAAGGCAACACAGCAGAGGCTTTATATTATTACGATTTAGCACTTAGAGAAAATCCTGAAAATTTTACGGCGAATAAAAATTTAGGAATTCTTTTAGCAGAAAGCGGAGAAGCACCTGGATCCGCTTCTCTCTATCTAGAAAAAGCTCTTAAAAAAGATCCAAAAAACCCTGAGATACTTCTATATCTTTTGGAAATTTATATCTTAGCAGGCTCCAAAGACGAGACCGAATCCGTTTTAAGGGGATTTTCCGAAAGTTGGGACAAGGACAGAGAGAGTCTCGCCAAGTTTCTAAGCTCTTGTATCTTAGATTCCAAGAAGAATATTTCTGAAAGAAAACGTTTCCAAGAGAATCGTATCCCTGAATCGAATCCCGCCTCTAAAAGACTCTTTGAACTTTGCGGAAAAAAACTCTATGAGGAAACTTCAGGTAAATGA
- a CDS encoding LA_2486 family SGNH/GDSL-type esterase — MREITYSRKIRFIFLLYSVFLFGLLEILLRLPIFPSVQFRLDDKKLHCLQTSENLDSIPWMRLCPSQSLELFHPEKNIRYHISTDFRGERITSNNGSNGADLADRNSYNADRHEIWVLGDSVALGYLVSDQESLPWALDSILEQKNEHVKVRNLGVDALGSFGIQERLTEVLKESSPPQAAYWIYHISDFTDSYKELELQSSLKKRILVRVSYILSKYSAVFNAFKIVYEKYKPESAENLVIPSSGNVLSPDHPHRKAAISLFEFVKEKKVPFTLVFLPEPNEKYDPVVDSALVKEVRQIAVDSKIPVLDLQQPIYDFWKKNNQEIFLPKDGHPNPALYSFIAQEIAKDIH; from the coding sequence ATGAGAGAGATTACCTACTCGCGAAAGATCCGCTTTATTTTTTTATTATATTCTGTTTTTCTGTTTGGTCTCTTAGAAATTTTACTGAGACTTCCCATTTTTCCTTCCGTTCAATTTAGATTAGATGACAAAAAACTTCATTGCCTTCAAACTTCAGAGAATTTAGATTCAATACCTTGGATGAGGCTTTGTCCAAGCCAAAGTTTAGAACTTTTTCATCCGGAAAAGAATATTCGTTATCATATTTCTACTGATTTTAGAGGAGAAAGGATTACTTCTAACAACGGAAGCAATGGCGCTGATCTTGCAGATCGGAACTCCTACAACGCTGATAGACATGAAATTTGGGTTTTGGGAGATTCTGTTGCTTTAGGATATTTGGTTAGCGACCAGGAAAGTCTTCCTTGGGCTTTAGATTCTATTTTAGAACAAAAGAATGAACATGTAAAAGTCAGAAATTTGGGAGTGGATGCTCTGGGAAGTTTTGGCATCCAAGAAAGATTAACCGAAGTTTTGAAGGAATCTTCCCCACCTCAGGCTGCCTATTGGATCTATCATATTTCCGATTTTACTGATTCTTATAAAGAGTTAGAATTACAATCTTCTTTAAAAAAAAGGATCTTAGTACGAGTTTCCTATATCCTTTCCAAATATAGTGCAGTATTCAACGCGTTCAAAATCGTTTATGAGAAGTATAAACCGGAATCAGCGGAAAATTTAGTAATTCCTTCCAGTGGTAACGTTCTGAGTCCGGATCATCCTCATAGAAAAGCAGCTATCTCTTTATTTGAATTTGTAAAAGAGAAGAAGGTCCCTTTTACCTTAGTATTTCTGCCTGAACCGAATGAAAAATATGATCCGGTTGTTGATTCAGCACTCGTAAAAGAAGTCAGACAGATCGCAGTCGATTCTAAAATTCCCGTGTTGGACCTCCAACAACCCATTTATGATTTTTGGAAAAAGAACAATCAGGAAATCTTTCTTCCGAAAGACGGACATCCAAACCCAGCGTTATATAGTTTCATTGCACAAGAAATAGCAAAAGACATTCATTAA